A single genomic interval of Pirellulales bacterium harbors:
- a CDS encoding PQQ-binding-like beta-propeller repeat protein has translation SSASSATSTSSATDSESKPGDLKPADSALASNDASVNPSASARPSGDQPASKTIDPLDWPNWRGPEQNRISRETGLIDHWDPDPKVKDNNVLWVSEEAAGRCTPIVMNGKLYTICRHLPGDKHEQEQVLCLDAATGKVLWQSLRNMYLSDVPAERVGWASVVGDPTTGRIYAYRSNCLMECLDGETGKSIWSRPLHEEFGFLSVFGGRTNFPIVFEDVVIVSAVETGWGDKSLPAHRFMALDKNTGEIRWFNAGTTERPEDTTFSTPTVAVVDGELQLIEGSSDGAVWGFEPRTGKPLWKYQMSRRGLSCSPVVDGDTIYMCQNEENLDNRTTGMVSAFSAKREGVAGESPKDLTKTNSIWKAPGKMINKSTQSSPLLVDGRLYAPDNASNFYVFDAASGKQIKKVKLMGDETVGSPLYADGKIYLCTTTGWHVFRPTAKGLDVVQQFRFDSSLAGEVLGSPIVSHGRIYVPTTDKLFCIGAAEQKPAATPIPPLAASEKPVATADQPAQVQIVPGEVLLTTGQKQQFRVRLFNDRGQFLKEADAEFALAGAGQIDKAGLYQAPADGAHTATIVTAKVGDATGQARIRVVPPLPWKFDFQNVPLVANPKTKVLEGQPPVTWVGMRYRHVIRDLDGRKVMVKVNSIPKGTRSQGWMGPYDLHDYTIQADVRATSNHPENPESGLPDMGLIAQRYTLVIMGEHQELQIRYWPPQVATQFSKTVPLACKPDVWYTMKFRASTEGDKAVLKGKVWPRDEKEPEAWSIEVEDDRPNLMGSPGLAGDTTNKGAYYLDNIQVYPNADSTKTADAK, from the coding sequence CGTCTAGCGCCTCGTCGGCGACTTCCACTTCAAGCGCGACCGATTCCGAAAGCAAGCCCGGCGATCTGAAGCCCGCCGATTCAGCCCTTGCATCGAATGACGCCTCGGTGAATCCGTCGGCCTCCGCGAGGCCAAGTGGCGATCAACCGGCCTCCAAAACCATCGATCCGCTCGATTGGCCGAACTGGCGCGGCCCTGAGCAGAATCGAATCTCGCGAGAGACGGGGTTGATCGACCATTGGGATCCCGATCCGAAAGTCAAGGACAACAATGTCCTATGGGTCAGCGAAGAAGCGGCGGGGCGTTGCACGCCAATCGTGATGAATGGCAAGCTTTATACGATCTGCCGCCACCTGCCGGGCGACAAGCACGAACAGGAGCAGGTGCTCTGTCTCGACGCCGCGACGGGCAAAGTCCTCTGGCAGAGTCTGCGCAATATGTACCTGTCGGACGTACCTGCCGAGCGGGTCGGCTGGGCCAGCGTCGTCGGTGACCCGACCACCGGGCGAATCTACGCCTACCGCAGCAACTGCCTGATGGAATGCCTCGACGGCGAAACGGGAAAGTCGATCTGGTCGCGCCCGCTGCACGAGGAGTTCGGCTTCCTCAGCGTCTTCGGCGGGCGCACGAATTTCCCGATCGTGTTCGAGGACGTGGTGATCGTCAGCGCGGTGGAAACCGGCTGGGGCGACAAATCGCTGCCGGCCCATCGGTTCATGGCGCTCGACAAGAACACCGGCGAAATCCGCTGGTTCAACGCCGGAACCACCGAACGCCCGGAAGATACGACCTTCAGCACGCCGACCGTGGCGGTGGTCGACGGCGAGTTGCAGCTCATCGAGGGTTCCAGCGACGGCGCGGTTTGGGGATTCGAGCCGCGCACCGGTAAGCCCCTGTGGAAATATCAGATGTCGCGTCGCGGGCTGAGCTGCTCGCCCGTGGTCGATGGCGACACGATCTACATGTGCCAGAACGAAGAAAACCTCGACAACCGGACCACCGGGATGGTGTCGGCGTTCAGCGCCAAGCGGGAAGGCGTGGCGGGCGAGAGCCCCAAGGACCTCACCAAGACGAATAGCATTTGGAAAGCGCCCGGCAAGATGATCAATAAGAGCACGCAGAGTTCGCCGCTGCTCGTCGATGGCCGGCTCTACGCGCCTGACAATGCGAGCAATTTCTATGTGTTCGATGCCGCGAGCGGAAAGCAGATCAAGAAGGTCAAGTTGATGGGGGACGAAACCGTCGGCAGCCCGCTCTATGCCGACGGTAAAATCTACCTCTGCACGACCACCGGCTGGCACGTGTTCCGCCCGACGGCGAAGGGCTTGGACGTGGTGCAGCAATTCCGCTTCGATTCGAGCCTCGCCGGCGAGGTGCTCGGATCGCCGATCGTTTCGCACGGGCGAATTTACGTTCCGACGACTGACAAGCTGTTCTGCATCGGGGCGGCCGAACAGAAGCCCGCCGCCACGCCGATTCCGCCGCTGGCAGCGAGCGAAAAACCCGTTGCTACCGCCGACCAGCCGGCCCAGGTTCAAATCGTGCCGGGCGAAGTGCTGCTGACGACGGGCCAAAAGCAGCAATTCCGCGTTCGCTTGTTCAATGATCGCGGACAGTTCCTTAAGGAGGCGGACGCCGAGTTCGCCCTCGCCGGTGCCGGCCAGATTGACAAAGCCGGGTTGTATCAAGCCCCCGCCGACGGCGCCCACACGGCTACGATCGTCACGGCCAAGGTCGGCGATGCAACCGGCCAGGCGCGGATTCGCGTCGTGCCGCCGCTGCCCTGGAAATTCGATTTCCAGAACGTCCCGCTGGTCGCGAATCCCAAGACGAAAGTGCTGGAGGGCCAGCCGCCGGTCACGTGGGTCGGCATGCGGTATCGCCACGTGATCCGCGACCTCGACGGCCGCAAGGTGATGGTCAAGGTCAACAGTATTCCCAAGGGAACGCGCAGCCAAGGCTGGATGGGTCCCTACGATCTGCACGACTACACGATCCAAGCCGACGTGCGGGCGACGAGCAACCACCCGGAAAATCCGGAGAGCGGTTTGCCGGACATGGGGCTGATCGCCCAGCGTTACACGTTGGTCATCATGGGCGAGCATCAAGAACTGCAAATCCGCTATTGGCCGCCCCAGGTCGCCACGCAGTTTTCCAAGACGGTTCCCTTGGCTTGCAAGCCGGATGTCTGGTATACGATGAAATTCCGCGCGAGCACTGAGGGAGATAAGGCCGTATTGAAGGGGAAGGTTTGGCCGCGCGACGAAAAGGAGCCGGAGGCCTGGAGCATCGAGGTCGAGGACGATCGGCCGAACCTGATGGGCAGCCCCGGCCTGGCGGGCGATACGACCAACAAGGGAGCCTATTATTTGGACAACATCCAGGTTTATCCGAATGCCGATTCGACCAAGACCGCCGACGCGAAATAA